A window of Hordeum vulgare subsp. vulgare chromosome 5H, MorexV3_pseudomolecules_assembly, whole genome shotgun sequence genomic DNA:
TGTTCGACACTGTCTGAATTATCACCAACACTCATGCCATCCGTGGAACTAGGACTATGGCTAGAACCAACAGTCATTATACCACCATCGAAATCAGTACTAAAACTCACGCCCTCTCTAGAACTAGGTCCATGGGTAGAACCATTGATAGCTCCATCAGCATCAACATCCAAATCATCATCGAAGTCATCATCACTTTCACCAAAGtgcaaatcatcatcatcattgttttgTTATTTGAAACTAGGTTGTTAGCTACAACCTGTATGTTCTTCAGCTGTGTTGCCATACCAGCTCCAACTAGGGAAACCTTCTTTCCCGGCATCCACATTTTTTGTTTGCTGCCCCGCTGTCGTTTGGCCCTTGTTGTTTTGACCTTGCAAATGTCCATATCGCTCGGTCAGCATGAACATGTCATTCTGCATCATCAAAAATAAGAATAAAAAATGTGAATCTTTGATTTTTGAAAAGATAGCGTTGCACCAATTCATGTTAGCCAACTTTGTACCTCAAAAAAACGTGTCATCAGAGTCTTGTTGCTGACGAGAGTGTTGGGTACACCAATTCCACCCTGTTATCAAGAAACATGTAATGTTATTTCTATTTCCCATTTTTCCACATTTTCCTATTTTCTAGCTTATACATCTCAATGTCAACAAAAAGGGCACTTTTATTGTACCTCTTGACTAGGAGCCATCAACAACTGCGTGTAACTTATGTTGCCACCTCCAAGGAAATTTGCATCGTCCATTTCTTGCATGTTAAAATTTGATGTGCAAGAGATGAACAAAATATATTCATGAAGGCATTGAACCTAAAGAGGTTTTTGTCATTAAAGCATATACATCTGGTGCAAATAGACTTGATGATGGTTGGAATGCCAGATCCATCCGAGCTTGTTGCTGTTGAACATGTTGAACACCAGGagacagagagggagggagggagggagggagggagagagagagagagagagagagagaaggaaatAACAAGTTATCCAGATCCAAAACGAACATGGGAACAAGATCTTGAAAAGGGAACAAGTGAGATGTATCCATGGACGCAGCAGATGGATCCATGAACGTAGCAACCTATACCCTCGTGAGTTTGTTCCCCTTTAtccgtggtcttctcttgattagGTGCGCCACCACACattggggttggggagggagggagCAACGTGAGGAAGGAGGGGAAATGGGGGAGGGTAAGGGCTGGCGTGTTCTGTCCCCAGGGTTGGGGCAGTTCATGTTCTTGTCATTTTGCTACTATGCACAAATaagctttatttttttattttttttgtttgtgtGTTACCGCGTTCATGGGCAGAAAAAAGGTAAACCGGGGCCATGGACAGTTAAAACGAACCAATCAAacagaagaaagaaaaacaaagccTTCAAGTAAAGACATTGAAACCCAATAGGGAAGCGAGGTAACTCGGGCTTAATTTACTTAGGATGACTTCATCCGACTCAGACTAGTCTTAGTCGACGGAATCTTAGACCGACCCTAGAATTTTAGGGGATAGAAAAACTCAACTATGACAAGTAGTGGATTGTCTAGTTATGTCACCCTCCTATCCGCTAATCTTCTGGTTTTACTGTCACTCTCCACCCCTTCCTTCGCGTCCAATTAAGTCCCACAAACAGCACGAGTATTATTACCCTCGCCGGAAGAGCCAGAGGGAGAGTAGCCGATCGCCATCCGCCCAGTTTGTTTAACTGCAACTCACATGCATGTCGGCCTTGTCAAGGCGACACGTACGTCTGCCGGCCGTCGGCTCTGCTGGTCGGCTACCCGCGAGACTGGCATCGATATGATTTTGAAAACACAGCGCCGCGCCGCTCGCGCAAAACTGGGAGCAGTCCACCTTCTGGGCGGTGGGCGAGCTCGTTATTGTATTCGCCATCGTGTTCGTGCACACCAGACGGGAGCCAGTCCAGCACTACACCATCCGTCCAATCACGCCCGGGAATCCTCCGGTGGGCGGTTGGGTGGGCGGCCGGGGAACATGCTGCTACCATCAAAAAGTCAGAGCAATGTCTGTAATCAAACCCTAGTGGTTTTGCGCAGGTAACATGCTGGATGCCATCTGCAGCTAACATTGCGGAGTAATATATAGTTTTGGCGTGAGATTTGCTGGATCTGGAGAATCGGAGGATGTCCGTGGCTTTATCACGCCTCTCGTTGATTGCTACTGGAGCTTGGCATACTTAAGTGCGTATTGATGTTTATGTTACTATATAGAGCAATGGCGTCCAAGATTAGTGATTCTGTTTCTTGTAATTTGTATATTGTATCAGTAGTTTATATATACAGAAAGTTTTTTGCTTGCGCCGCTATATAAGACCGTGCATACTGCTCAACCGATTCCACCAACTGCCATAGCATCCTAACTTCCTAAGTATCGAATTAAAATGGAGACTTGTACTATACTATGGCTCCTCTACGTCTCGGCCGCGTCTTACGTCCTCTACAAAGTCTTCATCCGTGGCGGAAACAGCCCAAAGACGAGCTCCAGCAATGCGCGACGGCCGCCGGGGCCGGCACCAATCCCTTTCATCGGCAACATCTTCCACCTGCAAGGCGAGCCGCACCACGCCCTGGCAAGGCTCGCCGGGGTTTATGGCCCCGTCATGTCCTTGAAGCTCGGCACGACCACTGCCATCGTCGCCTCCTCCGCGTCCGGCGCCCGCGACATCCTCCACAAGTACGACCACCTACTGGCCGCGCGGTCCATCACCGACGCCGGGCGCGCGCTGGGAAACCATGAGCGCTCCATCGTGTGGCTGCCGTGCACCAGCCCGCTGTGGAAGCGCCTCCGCGCGGTGTGCACCAACCACCTCTTCTCGGCTCGCGGCCTCGACGCGACGCGGGCCGTGCGGGAGAAGAAGGTGAGGGAGCTCGTCGGCAGCCTACGCGCCCACCACGCCGGCGAGGCCGTGGACGTTGGCCGTGTCGTGTTCTCCGGGGTGCTAAACCTCGTGTCCAACGTGCTATTCTCCGAGGACGTGGCCGACATGAGCTCGGACCGGGCGCAGGAGCTGGAGGTGCTCATCAGGGGCATGGTGGAGGAGTTCACCAAGCCCAACTTGTCGGACCTCTTCCCGGTCCTCTCCGCGCTAGACTTGCAGGGCCGCCGCCGGCGCACCACCCAGTACCTGAGGCGGTTCAATGACTTCTTCAGCCCGATCATCGGCCGCCGTATGAAATACGAAGGTGAAAGGAAGGATGATTTCTTAGACGTGCTACTCCAGCTTCACTCGGTGGATCAGCTCAGCCTCGAGGCTCTCAATTGCTTTCTTTCGGTACGTACGTAAGTCATTTTCATACGAGGAGTACTTAATTAGCTAGCCAGTATATGCTGGTAGCCCAGTACTAAATGGTGTTGTGTCCGTACAAAATGTACTCCACAATCCAAAGGTTAAAATCTTCTAGGGCAATTTTGCACTATGCGAAAATTATCATCTGTATCTGTTGCAAACTAGAGGCAATGGCTTAAAAAAAAACTTTAGTATACCGGTGTGTTATATCGAGGATATTTGTATTGAGTCTGTTTTAATTTCTTGGATGTAATCTGATGCACTATGTAGATATAGTGCAATAACCAATCTTCTGCATTTTACATAGTTCACATATGGTTTATTGGAAATGATAACATTGTTATAAAAAATATGTCATGTAGCTTTTACTTCACtaatattgtactccctccgttctaaaatataagaccttttagagatttaacTAGGAgactatatacgaagcaaaatgagtgaacttgtactctaaaatatgtctatgtacatccgtatgtagttcatagtgcaatcttcaaagggtcttatatttaggaacgaagggagtagtactTATCACGGTTTTGGGTACCGAGCGAGAAAAACGGATACCGGGCGGTACCCGCGATTCTCGCTACCCCTCGGAAATTGGGCATCCCATTCAAAAAAAAtcgaatttttgaaatttttgaatttgaatGCTGAAACTATAGCTAAGTAAGGTCCAATCTCATGTAAATCATGGTAGTTCTTTTGCTGTGGTGGTTAAAGCTTAATGCTTCCCGACGTCAGGTCGCGCGTTCGAGTTCTAATTCGCGCATGTTTTTTGCGTTCTCTAGAATTAAGTTGACGAAATCTAAAAAAGAAAATTTGCCAAAAGCAGGGATTGAACCTGCGACACAGCAAGTACTTAACAGCAGGCTAGCT
This region includes:
- the LOC123397578 gene encoding cytochrome P450 76M5-like, producing METCTILWLLYVSAASYVLYKVFIRGGNSPKTSSSNARRPPGPAPIPFIGNIFHLQGEPHHALARLAGVYGPVMSLKLGTTTAIVASSASGARDILHKYDHLLAARSITDAGRALGNHERSIVWLPCTSPLWKRLRAVCTNHLFSARGLDATRAVREKKVRELVGSLRAHHAGEAVDVGRVVFSGVLNLVSNVLFSEDVADMSSDRAQELEVLIRGMVEEFTKPNLSDLFPVLSALDLQGRRRRTTQYLRRFNDFFSPIIGRRMKYEGERKDDFLDVLLQLHSVDQLSLEALNCFLSDLFVSGAETNSTTVEWTMAELLRQPAVMSKVRAELRDALGSKRHPDESDVGRMPYLRAVVMETMRLHPPSPLLMPHEAMADGAEVGGFAVSKGTKLIVNLWAIMRDPALWKQPEEFIPERFLGADMDFRRKEQGEFMPFGAGRRACPGTPMATRVVTLILASVLHAFEWRLPNGMLPCDVDVRGRFGTSLKMVTPLRAVPVPVPLF